TAATTCGGTAGCTGAAGAACCGGAGTATAACAACAGAGTGAAAGGATGAGAAAGTGGGAGAATAGAGGAGAGAATCAGGCAATATCCATGCCCAGGAAAATTCGAGAGTTAAAAGCTCAGATTGCGCGTGAGGGTTTTATTTATCTGCTTAAGCGAGGGCTTTGGTAGCCATGAGCGTTGGCGACATCCTCTGCTCAGGAAAACACTCACAATTCCCGGCAAGGATGGGGATGATGTGCCGCTATACCTAGAAAAACAGTTGGCACAGTTATTAACTGAACTGGCAGAGCTAAAGGAGGATGAGAATTCATGAGTCGATACAGCATGATTGTTCAATGGTCTGATGAAGATCGGCTTTTCCTAGTCACGATTCCAGAGTTTGGCGATCGCGTTGTTATGCCTTGCACTCATGGCAAAACTCGTGAGGAAGCAATTCGTAATGGTGAAGACGCGATCGAAATGTACGAGGATGCATGGCTTGCAGAAGGTGAATCCATTCCTGAACCTAGTACGCTGCAAATTGCCTAATTATCATTAACCTTTTGACCCAGCTTAAGCAAGGAGCCAGTTTTAGACTTGACCTCAAACATCAAGTCGGGGACTAACTGAGCATAGTCCTCTGTCGTTTGCAGCGATCGCTCTAGATGAAAAAAAGTGCCTATCGTCGCAATGGCATTAGAGAAGATATCACGAGAGTAAGTATTTGAGCAGAAACTGGATTGGTTTAGCATGCAGGAGGGATAGTATGTTCCACTACCAATGAATGAGGATGGGGTGATTCGGAGTCAAGTCTTTCCAGGCTTATGGTTTGCAGCGCATAACCTATTGACTGGGAATATAGAGCGAGTGCTAGCCTGTTGCAAGAAGCGTTGGCTGCACCAGAATATAGTATTTGTGCAGCAGCTATCGAAGTAGCTAGAGAGCGATCGCATTCACCGCAGACAATAGAGCAATTCGGATACGGAAAGAACGTAGCTTCACCATTAAGACCCTGATTGGCGAAACCGATAGCCAACGCCTCGAATGCTTTCAAAGCTAATATCAAAAACGCTCAGCTAAGCAAGCTGGAAAGCTTCGGCTTTCGTTGTTCCAGTTATTAGCTCTTGGTAAAACTGATTCATCAGCTCGGTAGTAAATTCATCGTTTACCGACCATAAGGTTACTAAGGTAGGGGTCTGAGTAGTAACGGATACTGATGACCAAGATTTGAGCTTGTAGAAGGATGTCTTGAATAAAACTTAACCTTGATGAGAGTTAAATTTAATTTTTTAACAATTTGGCTCTTCAGTACTTAGTATGCCAAAGATATACTAGAGCCAAGAAAAGAAAGAGAATTAAGTGGAGCCAAGAATGAGCAAAAGCCTGATGATGATTGACATATAAGGCACAATTATTGTTGACTATAAGCAGAAGAAAGAAGCTGTTGAGGTACATTCATAGTCATGACGGCGAAAAAGGGAATCAAACTTTTAACGGGAATTCTGGATATAGAGGGAATAAAAGTAATTTCGCAGCGCCAGCATGAAGGGATTGGGATAATTTTACAGATTGAGTCAATCGGGGGAGAAAGTGTTTGTCCTCGTTGTCAAACAAAAAGTCATAGAGTTCATCAAAATCATCGATATATAGTAAAAGATTTACCGTGGGGAGAAAAGCCAGTATTTCTAGAAATCAACAGACGACAATTCAAATGTGAAAAGTGTCGTAAGCCGTTTAGTGAAGAGTTAGAGTTTATCAAGAAAAGAAGAAATTATACAAAAAGGCTAGCCGCCCAAATAATACAAGAAGTTATAGAGAACGATATCCACAGTGTCGCGAAAAAGAGAGTAGTGACAACAGAAGAGATAGAAAGGATGTTAAAAGATGCAGCAGAAGAACTATTGGAATCAAAACCCAGCAAGTTG
The genomic region above belongs to Microcoleus sp. FACHB-831 and contains:
- a CDS encoding type II toxin-antitoxin system HicA family toxin, with protein sequence MRVLFICLSEGFGSHERWRHPLLRKTLTIPGKDGDDVPLYLEKQLAQLLTELAELKEDENS
- a CDS encoding type II toxin-antitoxin system HicB family antitoxin, which translates into the protein MSRYSMIVQWSDEDRLFLVTIPEFGDRVVMPCTHGKTREEAIRNGEDAIEMYEDAWLAEGESIPEPSTLQIA